CATGTCGTTGCCGCGCTGGATATCGCGCAGCCGCTCGCCGAACGCGGCGGCCGAGGGCGGACGGTCGGCGGGATTGTGCGCCATGCTGGCCTCGATGGCGGCGGCCACCTCGTCGGGGATGCCGTCGAGCCGCAGATCCGGCAGCGGGTCGGCGGCGATACGCAGGAACTGTGCGACGACCTGCTCGCCGGAACGACGCTCGTATGCCGCGTGACCGGTGATCATGGCGAACAGCGTCGCGCCGAGCCCGTAGACGTCCGAGGCGACCGACGGCACGCCGGAACGCAGCACCTCCGGCGCGGTGAACGCGGGCGAACCGGTGACCACACCCGTGGTGGTCTCGAAACCGCCTTCGATACGGGCGATCCCGAAATCCGTGAGTTGTGGCTCGCCGTAGTCGGTGATCAGGACATTTCCCGGTTTGATGTCGCGATGCAGAATGCCTGCCCGATGCGCGGTCTCCAAGGCGCCCGCCAGCTTCACGGTGATCCCGATCGCCTCCGGCAACGGCAGCAGACCCTCCCGGCGGATGCGGTCTTCCAGCGAACCGCGCGAGTGATACGGCATCACCAGGTAGGGTCGTCCGCTGCGGGTGGTCCCCACTTGCAGGATCGGCACGATGTTGGGATGCCCGGACAGCGCGCCCATGGCCTGCTGTTCGCGCAGGAATCGTTCGACGTTCTCCGGTTCGAGATCCGGTCGCGCGGTGAGCACCTTGACCGCGACGCTGCGATTCAACGCCCGCTGCCTGCAGCGGTAGACGACGCCGAAACCGCCCTTGCCGATCACTTCGGGGTCGTCGAGACCCGCGCCCTCCAGTTCCCGCTCGATCCCTGGAGGCCGATCGTGCTGTGTGGCGAACGGGTCCGAACCGGCCATGGCCCTGCTCTGCGTCGGATGTCTGTGGTCCTGCGGGTAGATACCCAGTTTATGCCCAGCGAACCCGGCGCTCAGTTATTACGTTTGAGATAGAAGACGAGGTACAGGTGGGCCTTGCGGCGCTGTGTCGTCGTTGTCCAGGGGCGGCTGCCGGAACGCAGCAAACATGGGAGCCGGGCTGCCGAGCAGGATGCTCCAGCGGACGTCGTCGGAGCGGCGCCGGGCGCTATGACATATGTCAGAATCCGCGCATGACCATCGACGTCTGGGCGCAACACCCGACCCGGCGCTTCCTCGCTCACGACATGTTCGCCTCACTGCGGCGGTGGACCGGAGCGGTGATACCGACCGACGAGATCCCCCTGTCGGTCACCCTCGACGCGATGGACGCCGCGGGCGTCGACCGAGCGCTCATCTCGGCGTGGCACGCGCCGGAAGGCGTCCTCATCTCCAACGACGAGGTCGCGGCCTGGGTGGCCGAGGCGCCCGAGCGCCTGCTCCCCATCGCGTCGGTGGACCTGCGCAGTCCGATGGACGCGGTACGGGAGTTGCGCCGCCGCGTGGACCAAGGATTCAAAGGGCTGCGGGTGCTCCCGTGGCTGTGGGAGCTGCCGCCGACCGATCGGCGCTTCTATCCGCTGTTCGCGGCCTGCGTCGATCTGGGCATCCCGTTCTGTACGCAGGTGGGGCACACGGGTCCGTTGCGGCCGTCGGAGACCGGCCGCCCCATTCCGTACATCGATCAGGTCGCCCTCGACTTCCCGGAGCTGACGATCGTCTGCGGGCACATCGGTTATCCGTGGACCGAGGAGATGATCGCGGTCGCGCGCAAGCACGAGAACGTCGTCATCGACACCTCCGCGTACACGACCAAACGCCTTCCCGCAGAACTGGTCTCCTATCTGAAGTCCCGGAGCGGGCGCAGGAAGGTGCTATTCGGCACGAACTATCCGATGATCTTCCCGCAGCACGCGCTCGATGGTTTCGCGGCCCTCGGGCTCGACGACGAGACCCGCGAGCTGTACCTGGACGGCAACGCGCGGCGCGTTTTCGGACTGGCCGGTTGACCGATTTCGCGCGGCGGCGTGTCGGCAGGCCGTTGCCCGCGCTTTCCCCGCTTCGGTCATAGGATGCCTCGGCGCGCCGGTGTCGACCGGGCCGTCGCGCGGATCGCCGGCGGATCGGGTGCCGGCGCCCCCGGTCGGCACGCATCCGAGGAGGTCGAATGCTCTGGGCGGTACAGGTGTTCGCCGCCGCGGCCGCTGTGCTCCATGTCGGCATCTTCGTCATGGAGTCCGTGCGGTTCGGCGACCCCAAGGTGTACCAGGGGATCTTCCGGCTCTCCGAAGCCGAATTGCAGGCGGCGCGGCCATGGGCGTTCAATCAGGGCTTTTACAACCTGTTTCTGGCGGTGGTGACACTCGTGGGCGTGGCGATCCTGCGGTCGGCGCCGGAGGCGGGATGGGCGCTGCTGCTCGCCGGATGCGGGTCGATGCTGGCCGCGGCGGTGGTCCTGGTGGCGCACGACCGCCGGTTCGCCAGAGGTGCGATGGTGCAGGGCGCGCTGCCCGCGCTGACGCTGCTCGCCGCCGCTACTCGGCTCTGAACGTGTCCAGGTGGTGGGCAAGCCGCTGAAGGCCGGTGTGGCGCTTCGGGATCGTGTTCCTGTCACCGGTCCCCGCGAACGCCATCCGCACACTGGTGGCAACTAAAGGTTCACAGCGGTGGTCGCTTCCGTACTCGTGGACGGGCGCGGGGTTCTGAACAGTGACCGGAAGTCGGGAACGAAGGACGTCTCCCGTATCGCCGAACGGGACGGGGATCGTTCGGCCTCTGGTGCCGAAAAGGGTTGCGGTGAGTGTGCTCTCGGCGCTGACGCACCGTCAGGAGGCCTTGACCGCAGAAATGCAGACGCAATCTTGCGTTCTTGCATCTGTACGTGCATGATCCAGCTAGCCTAGTTGTGACAACCGATCCGATGGCCGGGATAACCGAATCGAGAGCCAATTATGTTGGTACAAAGAGCGTTGGTGTCGGGCGAACTCGGAGTACGGCGATGAGCGCGCCGACAGTCGGCGTCTTACCGACCGCACCGCAATTGTTGTGTGCTTTCCAGGGACGGCGTTTCCAAGACCGGGAGCTGCTGCGGTCCGCACACGCACTCGCCGAGCTGCACCAGCACCGCGTGCAGGCGGTGGACGCCGCACTCATCGCCGAAATAGACTGCCGCCGTCGCGAGCTCGTCGACGACATCAACGACTGGGTCGCGCAGGAGATCCCACAGCACCGCAACGGGGCTTCGCTGCACACCGAGAGCCTCGGCGCCGTGGTGGACCGGATGGCACGTAGCTGGGTGGACGCCAATCAGGTCATTCACACCGAGGGCGCGCGCAGCGACAATACCCATAAACATTGGTATCAACTGGCCGAACTCGTCGACGGGTACACTGATCTGGTAACCGACGTGGCCGGTGGCCGCCGCCGTTTGCCCGAACAATGAGTTCGACGCGACGGTGGTCTCGTCCGCGGTAGTGACACTGCCCCGCAGCGTCACTCGTCCGAATGGCGACGTCCCGGTGCCGAGCCGCCCGACCAGTGGCTTTCTCCGGGTGGTCCTGTCGCCGGCACAGTGACGGCGGGCGCAACGGGGCGCCCCGCCCGGCGTGCCGCGTGGTCGACTGGCGCGGCACGCCCGTGACGGATTCTCTTGCCTGGCAATCATTCCGCGACTAGCGCGCGGCCGCCCGTGCGCGCTGCCCGACGGGCGCGGCGTCGCCGGAGATAGCGACGGATCCGGCTGGCGCAGAAGTACACCAGGGTCACACCGGCGACGAGCAGAACCGCCGCGATCACCGACGCGGCCAGTGGGTGGAAAACGGCGAGGGTGACCACACCGGCCACGGTCACATCCTCGACGGTGCTCACCACGATGTTGCTGGCGGGCTCGGGGGAGGTGTTGACCGCCATCCGGGTTCCGGCCTTCACCAGATGGCTGACCAGGGCGGCCGTTCCGCCGACCGCGCCCGCGGCGAGTTCCGGCAGCGAGCCGTCCTGTCCGGCCAGCAGGGCCGCGACCACCGCTCCCGCGATCGGCCGTACCACGGTGTGCACCGCGTCCCAGAACGAGTCGAGATACGGGATCTTGTCGGCCACGGCCTCGATCAGGAACAGCACTGCCGCCGCGATCAGGACATCGGTGCGCTGCAAGGCTTCCGGCACCGAATCGGCGAAGCCGAACCGGCCGAAGAGGCCGAGCAGCAGGACCACGGCGTAGGCGTTCACGCCACTGGCCCAGCCTGCTGTGAAGATCAGCGGTAGAACGGACACGAGCCCATGGTATGGGGATGGGGCGACAGGCGTCGGCAGCGTGGCCCCTGCTGCCCGGGCCGCGTCGAAGCGGTGTTCCGAGCTCCCGCAGCAGGACGGCTATGTGAGTTCCTTGCGGCCCTGCACCGTGAATTGGCCCAGCAACTCACTGAGTCCGTTTCCGAGGTCCATGAGCGCGGTGTCGAGAGCTGCGCTGTCACGCTTCCGTTCGTCATCGTCGGAAGCGATTCCGGTTGTCGCCATGTGCTTCATGACGAAAGGCTCGTAGCGCCGATCGATGAATTCTTTTGTCAACTGCGGGAATTCTGAAGCAACGCGTACATGTCCTCGCTGGAAGCCATGCTCGCCAGATCGGCGGCGGCCATGAAGGCGACCAAGCGATCAGCGAATACCGTCATTCCGGTACGAAAGCCATCGAGATCGGTTACGCGGAGGTATCCGGCCATGGCTCCTACCTGCGCTACGAAGCCGTACGCACTGGCGAGGAAGTCGTGGTAAGCGTCTTTTCGGTTCTTCAGTGCCACCTGCACCAACGCGAGTCGCTCGTCGCGATCCGCTTTGTTGACAGTGACGTACACGGCGGCGGAGGCCGACACGATGCTGGAGATCAGCGCAGCGCACAGCGCCGCTGTGAGCGCGTACCGTCCACTTCGGGTGGTCGTGTCCGTCTCGCGCGTGTGCTCGTCCTCGCCTGCCGCCGACTCGGTCCGGGCATTCCCCGTTGGCTGCTCCGCGGGAAGGTCGAGCGATGAAGGCGCTGCGGTTTTGTCCCGGTGCGGTTGAGAAGCTGGTTCAGTAGCCATTTCTACTCCCACCCGACGGAGGGTTTCCGGTGTGCGGATCATTTCACGCGCCAGCGGACACCGTCGGCTGAATTACTCGATCCGGTGTCGCCTACGCCGACTCGCGGGGTACGGACTCGGTCCGATATGAGCCCACGATCGTCACGCCACATCGGTCTGCGTATTCGTCGGTGCCCGGGCGAATGGGATGCCGTGCGTCCGTCAAGACCGCGGTGGGACGACCTCTCCCGGATGGCCACGGTCCGTGCCGCCGATTCGGCGACCGATGGGCTCCGGCTGCCCGGCAGAACCGGACCGTGGTCCGGCGCTGTTTCCGCTGGCCCTCGGCATCGGCGCGGTGGTCCGATTACGCTGTTCGCTATGTCTGTCCGCACTCGCAAGCCCCTCGTCCCCGGAACGCTGTCGCCCACCCGTGAAGTGCCGCGCGCCATCGAGCGGCCGGAATACGCGTGGAAGAAGACCGCCGACGAGGGGCGCGAGCCCTGGGTGCAGACCGCCGAGACGATCGAGAAGATGCGGATCGCGGGCAAGATCGCCGCGCAGGCGCTGGAGGAGGCAGGCAAGGCGGTCGCGCCCGGCGTGACCACCGACGAACTGGACCGCATCGCGCACGAATACATGTGCGACCACGGCGCGTACCCCTCCACCCTGGGTTACAAGGGCTTTCCGAAGTCGTGCTGCACCTCGCTGAACGAGGTCATCTGCCACGGCATCCCGGACTCGACCGTGATCGAGGACGGCGACATCGTCAACATCGACGTCACCGCCTACATCGACGGCGTGCACGGTGACACCAACAAGACATTCCTCGCCGGTGACGTCGACGAGGAGGTGCGCCTGCTGGTCGAGCGGACCGAGGAGGCCACGATGCGGGCGATCAAAGCGGTCCGGCCCGGCCGGGCGCTGAACGTGATCGGCCGCGTCATCGAGTCCTACGCCAACCGGTTCGGCTACGGCGTGGTGCGCGACTTCACCGGCCACGGCGTCGGCCCGACCTTCCACAGCGGACTGGTCGTGCTGCACTACGACCAGCCCGCGGTGGAGACCATCATCGAACCGGGCATGACGTTCACCATCGAGCCGATGATCAACCTCGGCGGCATCGACTACGAGATCTGGGACGACGGCTGGACCGTCGTCACCAAGGATCGCAAGTGGACCGCGCAGTTCGAGCACACCTTGGTCGTCACCGAGTCGGGGGCCGAGATCCTGACCCTCCCGTGACCGGCGGCCTGGCCGGTCGCGGACCGGCGGTCCGGGTGGCCGCACCCCGCATGACCGGGCCGCGATGAAGGGCGCGCTGCTGGTCGCGGGCACGACCTCGGACGCGGGCAAGAGTGTCGTCGTGGCCGGGATCTGCCGGATGCTGGCGCGGCGCGGCGTGCGCGTCGCCCCCTTCAAGGCCCAGAACATGTCCAACAACTCCGTGGTCACGCTCGACGGCGGGGAAATCGGCCGGGCGCAGGCATTGCAGGCCCAGGCGTGCGGACTGGAGCCGAGCGTGCGGTTCAATCCCGTCCTGCTCAAGCCGGGCAGTGATCGCCGCTCCCAGCTGGTGGTGCGCGGCAAGGCGGTCGGCACCGTCGGCGCGGAGGACTACTTCCGGCATCGCCGGGAGCTGCGCGAGGTGGTGGCCGCCGAACTGGCCGCCTTGCGCGCGGAATTCGACGTGGTCGTCTGCGAGGGCGCCGGGTCGCCCGCCGAGATCAACCTGCGCGCGACGGATCTGGCGAACATGGGTCTGGCGCGCGCCGCGGAGCTGCCGGTGCTGCTTGTCGGGGACATCGATCGCGGTGGCGTGCTCGCCCATCTGTTCGGCACCGTCGCCATCCTCGAGCCCGAAGACCAGCGATTGATCTGCGGGTTCGTCGTCAACAAGTTCCGCGGCGCGGTCGATCTGCTGCGGCCCGGGCTGGAGCGTCTCACCGAGCTCACCGGCCGCCCCACCCTCGGCGTGCTGCCGTATGCCGACGATCTGTGGATCGATGCGGAGGACTCGCTGAGCACCCTCGCCGACGCGCCGGTCGGCCGTCCGCGGCCACCGATGGGCACCGAGTGGCTGACCGTCGCCGCGATCCGGCTGCCGCGCATCTCCAATTCCACCGATGTCGAGGCGCTGGCCTGCGAACCCGGCGTCGCGGTGCGCTGGGTGGCCGAACCGTCCCGGTTGGCGGACGCCGATCTGGTGGTCCTGCCCGGCAGCAAGGCGACGGTTTCGGATCTGCGGTGGTTGCGGCGTACCGGCATCGCCGACGCATTGCGGGCCCGCGCCGGCACGGGCAAGCCGATCCTGGGCGTCTGCGGCGGATATCAGATGCTCGGCACCCGCATCCTGGACCGCGTCGAGTCCGGTGCGGGCGAGGTCGACGGGCTCGGACTGCTCGATCTCACCGTCGAATTCGCCGAGCCGAAGGTGTTGCGCCGCAGCTCGGGACACGCCGCGGGAGTCGCCGTGCACGGCTACGAGATCCATCACGGCCGCGTCACGCACCGTGCGGATCAGGCGTGGCTCACCGTCGACGGCGAGCCGGAGGGCAGCGTCCGCGGCGCGGTGTGGGGTACCCACCTGCACGGGTTACTGGAGTCCGACGAGTTCCGGCGCGGGTGGCTCCGCACGGTGGCCGAGGCGGCGGGGCGCGCGGGTTTCGTCGCGGCCGACGACGTCTCGGTCGCGACGGTGCGTGCCGCCCAGCTCGATCTGCTGGCCGATCTGATCGAAGACCACCTCGACCTCGCCGCATTCGAGCGCCTGCTGACCGACGGCGCGCCCGCCGATCTGCCCTCCCTGGCCACCGACATCGTGCTCCCGAGCGGCCGCATCGGTTGACGCGAACCACCCAGCGCCTTACCTTGCAGTAAGGAATTCGGCTCCAGGTAAGGCTAGGGGCCGATCGGCACGGTCGGGTGAGGATGATGGCGGCGGAGAAGAGGCCCAGCAGCCGAGGGGCGAATGTGGTGTCGGCGACGGTCACGAGCAAAGGGCAGATCACGATCCCGATCGATGTGCGCGTCGCGATGGGCTTGCGCACCGGCGTGCGCGTCGCGTTCGTGCCGACGCCCACGGGCACCTACGAGCTGGTGCCCGAAACGCGAACGATCAAGGCGCTGAAAGGCATCGTGGGCTGGTCCGGATCCCCGATCGGCCTCGCCGAGATGAACGAGGCGATCGCGGGCAACGTCGTGGAAGGCAAGCGGTGATGATCGGTCTCGACGCGAATGTGCTGATCCGCTACCTCACCCAGGACGACCCGGAGCAGTCCGCCCGTGCCAATCAGGTGATCGACGGGCTCACCGAGAGCAAACCGGGCTACGTCACGATGATCGTGCTCGCGGAGATCCACTGGGTGCTGCGTCGCGGCTACAAACAGGACCCCGAGGCCGTCACCGACGTGCTGCTCGGACTGCTCGATTCGAGCGAGATCGTGGTCGAGCGCGCCGACACCGTGCGCCAGGCGTTGCGCCGGGCCGCCGACGGCGCGGACTTCGCCGACGCGCTGATCCAGCAGCTCGGTCAGGAGGCCGGGTGTGAGCTGACCGTCACCTTCGATCACAACGCAGGTGAGCGGGCCGGGATGCGCCTGCTCGCGTGAATCCGGCACCCCGACCCACCGCCGCGGTGCCGTGATCCGTGTAGCGTGATTCGGCATGGAATCTCGGCAGATCACGGTGGGTGACCGGGCGTGGACCGTGCGGATCGACGGGCCGGAATCCCGGCACAGCGTGCTGCTGCTGCCCGACGCGGGCGACCCGGCGGACGTCTTCGATCAGGTGTGCGCCCGGCTGCACAATTCGGATCTGCGCACCTTCGCGGTGGAGTCGATCGAAGGTCTCGACCCGGCCGCCGTCACCGCGATCCTCGACGCCCTGGGGCTGCCGTGGGTGAACGTCGCCGGGTGCGGAGCGGGCGCCGTGCTGGCCTGGCAGGCGTGTGCGCGCGGCTTCGGCCGTTTCCAGAGCCTGGTCGTGGCCGATCGCGGTCACCCGGCCACGCCCGGTGCCGATGGAGCGGTGGCGGACGCGTCGACCGGCCCGGTGGAGGTGCCGACCACGCTGCTGGTCACCAAGAATCTGCCGCGCTCGGTGGCCGACACCTCCGGGCGGTTCGTCTACGGCGAGTTCCGGGTGGTGGAGGTCGACGTCACCGATGTGGCCACCGAAGCCGACCACGAGCTGGCCACCGAGATCGTGCTACGCACCAGCCTCTGGTGAGTCGGCGCCCGCCGCGGCCTGGTAACCGGCCAGCCAGTCGAGCCAGTTGTCGAGTTCGCGAAACGCCTGGGCCAGCGGTTCAGGGCCGGAGAGGAACACGTCGTGCTTGGCGCCGTCGATCGGCACCATGTTCGTGCGATCGCCGAGGCAGCCGGACCAGCGCTGGATCTGCTTGACGTCGAGCACCGCGTCGGCCACGTCCACGGCGGGGCCGTACTCCTTGGCGAACTTGGTCATCCGGGAACGCAGGATCAGCGAGGGGACGCCGATGTCGAGGCCCTGGTGCAGCCGCGCGTGGCCGTTGCGGATCGCCCGCAGCCAGCCGAGCCGGACCGGGAAGCCGTGCAACGGTTTCCAGTCCAGGTTGTAGTTCCATTCGCCGGACACCGAGTGGTGCAGGCTGTCACCGTAGGTGCTGATCTTGCCGCCGGGCAGCTGCACCATCTTGCGGAAACGGCCCACGGCCTTGATGATCGGCGTCCCGATGCTGCGGTAGTACGCCGGACCCTGCAGGTCGAACCACGGGCTGTTGAGCACCACGCCGGTGATGCCCGCCGCGGCCGTGCCCTCGGCGCGGTTGAGCCGATCCAGCCACAGCGACACGACCAGACCTCCGGTGGAGTGGGCGTTGAGCACCACCGCGGCACCGGTCTCGGCCCGCACGATCCGCAGCGCCTCCGCCAGCTCCCGGTCGTAGAAAGCGAGATCCGTCACATAGTGCGGGGTCTGCCCGTCGCGCAGCGAACGGCCGCATTTGCGCAGGTCGAGCGCATAGAACTGGAACCCGCGCGCGGCGAAGTGCTCGGCGAGGTGCTCCTGGAAGAAATAGTCGGTGAATCCGTGGACATAGAGCACCGCGCCCGCGGTCTGTTCGACGGCGCCGGAGGGGACGTAGCGCACCAGCGTGGCGACCACCTCGCCCTCACCGTCGGGATCGGGGCCGAGAGGCAGCGTGCGCTGCTGGTAGTGCGGACCGAGGACGTCGGGGCGCCAGCCTTCGCCATCCGGCGAAGTGCTGACCGGTTCGGCAAGCGACTGTTCGTTCGTCACGCGACCAATGTATTGGACAGTGTCATGCGCCGACAGACCACGGCCGTCCACCCGCCGCCGAAGTGATGACGATCTCTGTCACATTCCGCACATTCAGCAGGTTCGCTGCGGGGTGGCGGCGTGGTGAGGTGCACAATTGGGCTTAGGTGAACGGCGGGTAACCTAACTCCCGCCATGCCGTTCGGGGTCGGCGGACGCCGGAACCGAGCCACAACCACACCGTGCCCAGGCAGGTCCACCCGCCCGGTGGGCCCGCGCAGAAGGACAAGGAAGTCGATCTACCCGTGCCGAACGCTGCCATGACTGAAAAGACCGATGTAGTACTCATCGGTGCCGGCATCATGAGTGCCACTCTCGGCGCGCTGCTGCGGCAGCTGCAGCCGGAGTGGTCGATCTCCCTGTTCGAGCGGCTCGACGCCGCGGCCGCGGAGAGCAGCGATCCGTGGAACAACGCGGGCACCGGGCACTCCGCGCTCTGCGAGCTGAACTACAGCCCGCAGCTACCGGACGGCTCGGTGGACATCACCAAGGCCGTCGACATCAACGAGCGGTTCCAGGTCTCCCGTCAGTTCTGGTCCTACGGCGTGGAGAACGGCATCCTCCGCGATCCGTCCGCCTTCATCAACCCGATTCCGCACGTCAGCTTCGTGCACGGCGCCGACAACGTGGAGTACCTGCGCAAGCGGTACGAAGCGCTGGCGCCGCACCCGCTGTTCGAGGGCATGCAGTTCATCGACAGCCCCGACGAGTTCACCCGGCGGTTGCCGCTGATGGCGCGCGGGCGGGACTTCGCCGACCCGATCGCGCTGAACTGGACCGACGGCGGCACCGACATCGATTTCGGCTCCCTCACCCAGGAGCTGCTGGCCTACCTCGGCGCCTCCGGCGCGGACCTGGCCTTCGGGCACGAGGTGCGCGATCTGTCCAAGCAGTCCGACGGCTCCTGGCTGGTCACCGTGCGCAACGTACGCACCCGCGAGACGCGCAGGCTGATCAGCAAGTTCGTCTTCGTCGGCGCGGGCGGCGGCGCGCTGCCGCTGCTGCAGAAGGCCGGTATCAAGGAGGCGAAGGGATTCGGCGGGTTCCCGGTCAGCGGACAGTTCTTCCGCTGCGTCAACCCGGCGCTGATCCAGCAGCACGAGGCCAAGGTGTACGGCAAGGCCGCGGTCGGCGCCCCGCCGATGTCGGTTCCGCACCTGGACACCCGCGTGATCAAGGGCAAGCCGGGCCTGCTGTTCGGCCCGTACGCGGGCTGGACGCCGAAGTTCCTCAAGGACGGCAAGAACACCGACCTGTTCAAGTCGGTACGGCCGAACAACATCTTCTCGCTGCTCGGCGTCGGGGTCACCGAACTCGGTCTGACCAAGTACCTGGTCAGCGAGCTGCTGAAGTCCGAGGCGGGCAAGGTGGTCACGCTGTCGGAGTTCATTCCGCGCGCCGAGGCCAGGGATTGGGAGCTGATCACCGCGGGTCAGCGCGTGCAGGTCATCCGGCGCAAGGGCGTGGGCGGCGTGCTCGAGTTCGGCACGG
Above is a genomic segment from Nocardia sputorum containing:
- a CDS encoding amidohydrolase family protein — protein: MTIDVWAQHPTRRFLAHDMFASLRRWTGAVIPTDEIPLSVTLDAMDAAGVDRALISAWHAPEGVLISNDEVAAWVAEAPERLLPIASVDLRSPMDAVRELRRRVDQGFKGLRVLPWLWELPPTDRRFYPLFAACVDLGIPFCTQVGHTGPLRPSETGRPIPYIDQVALDFPELTIVCGHIGYPWTEEMIAVARKHENVVIDTSAYTTKRLPAELVSYLKSRSGRRKVLFGTNYPMIFPQHALDGFAALGLDDETRELYLDGNARRVFGLAG
- a CDS encoding DUF1304 domain-containing protein; its protein translation is MLWAVQVFAAAAAVLHVGIFVMESVRFGDPKVYQGIFRLSEAELQAARPWAFNQGFYNLFLAVVTLVGVAILRSAPEAGWALLLAGCGSMLAAAVVLVAHDRRFARGAMVQGALPALTLLAAATRL
- a CDS encoding DUF4254 domain-containing protein, with translation MLRSAHALAELHQHRVQAVDAALIAEIDCRRRELVDDINDWVAQEIPQHRNGASLHTESLGAVVDRMARSWVDANQVIHTEGARSDNTHKHWYQLAELVDGYTDLVTDVAGGRRRLPEQ
- a CDS encoding DUF4126 domain-containing protein; the encoded protein is MSVLPLIFTAGWASGVNAYAVVLLLGLFGRFGFADSVPEALQRTDVLIAAAVLFLIEAVADKIPYLDSFWDAVHTVVRPIAGAVVAALLAGQDGSLPELAAGAVGGTAALVSHLVKAGTRMAVNTSPEPASNIVVSTVEDVTVAGVVTLAVFHPLAASVIAAVLLVAGVTLVYFCASRIRRYLRRRRARRAARTGGRALVAE
- the map gene encoding type I methionyl aminopeptidase translates to MSVRTRKPLVPGTLSPTREVPRAIERPEYAWKKTADEGREPWVQTAETIEKMRIAGKIAAQALEEAGKAVAPGVTTDELDRIAHEYMCDHGAYPSTLGYKGFPKSCCTSLNEVICHGIPDSTVIEDGDIVNIDVTAYIDGVHGDTNKTFLAGDVDEEVRLLVERTEEATMRAIKAVRPGRALNVIGRVIESYANRFGYGVVRDFTGHGVGPTFHSGLVVLHYDQPAVETIIEPGMTFTIEPMINLGGIDYEIWDDGWTVVTKDRKWTAQFEHTLVVTESGAEILTLP
- a CDS encoding cobyric acid synthase; protein product: MKGALLVAGTTSDAGKSVVVAGICRMLARRGVRVAPFKAQNMSNNSVVTLDGGEIGRAQALQAQACGLEPSVRFNPVLLKPGSDRRSQLVVRGKAVGTVGAEDYFRHRRELREVVAAELAALRAEFDVVVCEGAGSPAEINLRATDLANMGLARAAELPVLLVGDIDRGGVLAHLFGTVAILEPEDQRLICGFVVNKFRGAVDLLRPGLERLTELTGRPTLGVLPYADDLWIDAEDSLSTLADAPVGRPRPPMGTEWLTVAAIRLPRISNSTDVEALACEPGVAVRWVAEPSRLADADLVVLPGSKATVSDLRWLRRTGIADALRARAGTGKPILGVCGGYQMLGTRILDRVESGAGEVDGLGLLDLTVEFAEPKVLRRSSGHAAGVAVHGYEIHHGRVTHRADQAWLTVDGEPEGSVRGAVWGTHLHGLLESDEFRRGWLRTVAEAAGRAGFVAADDVSVATVRAAQLDLLADLIEDHLDLAAFERLLTDGAPADLPSLATDIVLPSGRIG
- a CDS encoding AbrB/MazE/SpoVT family DNA-binding domain-containing protein, with product MAAEKRPSSRGANVVSATVTSKGQITIPIDVRVAMGLRTGVRVAFVPTPTGTYELVPETRTIKALKGIVGWSGSPIGLAEMNEAIAGNVVEGKR
- a CDS encoding PIN domain-containing protein, producing the protein MIGLDANVLIRYLTQDDPEQSARANQVIDGLTESKPGYVTMIVLAEIHWVLRRGYKQDPEAVTDVLLGLLDSSEIVVERADTVRQALRRAADGADFADALIQQLGQEAGCELTVTFDHNAGERAGMRLLA
- a CDS encoding alpha/beta hydrolase — its product is MESRQITVGDRAWTVRIDGPESRHSVLLLPDAGDPADVFDQVCARLHNSDLRTFAVESIEGLDPAAVTAILDALGLPWVNVAGCGAGAVLAWQACARGFGRFQSLVVADRGHPATPGADGAVADASTGPVEVPTTLLVTKNLPRSVADTSGRFVYGEFRVVEVDVTDVATEADHELATEIVLRTSLW
- a CDS encoding alpha/beta hydrolase, which produces MTNEQSLAEPVSTSPDGEGWRPDVLGPHYQQRTLPLGPDPDGEGEVVATLVRYVPSGAVEQTAGAVLYVHGFTDYFFQEHLAEHFAARGFQFYALDLRKCGRSLRDGQTPHYVTDLAFYDRELAEALRIVRAETGAAVVLNAHSTGGLVVSLWLDRLNRAEGTAAAGITGVVLNSPWFDLQGPAYYRSIGTPIIKAVGRFRKMVQLPGGKISTYGDSLHHSVSGEWNYNLDWKPLHGFPVRLGWLRAIRNGHARLHQGLDIGVPSLILRSRMTKFAKEYGPAVDVADAVLDVKQIQRWSGCLGDRTNMVPIDGAKHDVFLSGPEPLAQAFRELDNWLDWLAGYQAAAGADSPEAGA
- the mqo gene encoding malate dehydrogenase (quinone), encoding MTEKTDVVLIGAGIMSATLGALLRQLQPEWSISLFERLDAAAAESSDPWNNAGTGHSALCELNYSPQLPDGSVDITKAVDINERFQVSRQFWSYGVENGILRDPSAFINPIPHVSFVHGADNVEYLRKRYEALAPHPLFEGMQFIDSPDEFTRRLPLMARGRDFADPIALNWTDGGTDIDFGSLTQELLAYLGASGADLAFGHEVRDLSKQSDGSWLVTVRNVRTRETRRLISKFVFVGAGGGALPLLQKAGIKEAKGFGGFPVSGQFFRCVNPALIQQHEAKVYGKAAVGAPPMSVPHLDTRVIKGKPGLLFGPYAGWTPKFLKDGKNTDLFKSVRPNNIFSLLGVGVTELGLTKYLVSELLKSEAGKVVTLSEFIPRAEARDWELITAGQRVQVIRRKGVGGVLEFGTAVIAAQDGTIAGLLGASPGASTCVTAMLDVLQRCFPQEYAEWTPKLKEMVPSLGVKLSEDPALFHEVWDWTSKALNLVDGGDNTPKHAGVAANA